The following are from one region of the Paenibacillus sp. KS-LC4 genome:
- the rsmB gene encoding 16S rRNA (cytosine(967)-C(5))-methyltransferase RsmB gives MSEQKQVKPAQPAVKSERSQQKNASAPSSKAFAQGRRPQAGGQSGPKSRSAGAAGGQAAGGSKRAAGAGQSGARQGGSTRAPRTPRELALDILVSVAGAGAYSNLKLNQSLQDANLSRADAGLATELVYGTIQHQRILDYWLARFVAKGFNKLQPWVHQLLRMSAYQLLYLDRIPVHAAVNEAVSIAKKRGHQGISGMVNGVLRSMDRSRAELVPSAIKAGSTAEKLAILHSYPDWLVKRWLLAYGEQTTEAICAAGNDSPHGSVRVNAVRGTRAEALEQLAELGLDAEASPLASAGITTRRGGSLVDTDGFREGLWTMQDESSMLVAEVVAPAAGMQVLDCCAAPGGKTTHLAELMGNKGKVWANDLHPHKRQLIIDQSSRLGLTNVEAITSDAAQLSERFASGSMDAVLLDAPCSGFGVIRRKPEIKWTKTAADVAAIADIQRELLEAVSGLVKPGGVLVYSTCTIERSENEEQVEHFLQAHPEFELDGNWPESVIHALQEAGAIDEGFKGYAQLLPQHYGSDGFFIARMLRRA, from the coding sequence ATGAGTGAGCAAAAGCAAGTTAAGCCTGCGCAGCCAGCAGTAAAGTCTGAACGGTCACAGCAGAAAAATGCATCGGCGCCTTCATCGAAGGCTTTCGCGCAAGGACGTCGTCCGCAGGCTGGCGGCCAATCAGGCCCTAAATCACGCTCTGCTGGAGCTGCTGGAGGACAAGCCGCTGGCGGAAGCAAGCGAGCAGCGGGTGCGGGGCAGTCGGGAGCGCGCCAGGGCGGTTCCACGCGTGCGCCGCGCACGCCAAGGGAGCTGGCGCTGGATATTTTGGTAAGCGTTGCTGGGGCCGGTGCCTACAGCAATCTCAAGCTCAACCAGTCGCTTCAGGATGCTAATCTTTCTCGTGCGGATGCTGGTCTCGCTACAGAGCTGGTATACGGGACGATTCAGCATCAGCGCATACTCGATTATTGGCTTGCGAGATTCGTGGCGAAGGGCTTTAATAAGCTGCAGCCGTGGGTGCATCAACTGCTGCGTATGAGTGCTTACCAGCTGCTGTATTTGGATCGGATTCCGGTTCATGCCGCAGTTAACGAAGCGGTTTCCATTGCGAAGAAGCGGGGCCATCAAGGCATTTCCGGCATGGTCAATGGGGTGCTGCGCAGTATGGATCGCAGCCGCGCAGAGCTTGTGCCATCTGCTATTAAAGCAGGTTCAACGGCGGAAAAGCTCGCGATTTTGCATTCCTATCCCGACTGGCTCGTTAAGCGCTGGCTGCTTGCTTACGGCGAGCAAACGACGGAAGCTATTTGTGCGGCTGGCAATGATTCCCCGCATGGAAGCGTACGGGTCAATGCTGTCCGCGGAACAAGGGCTGAAGCGCTTGAGCAGCTTGCCGAGCTTGGGCTTGATGCTGAAGCATCGCCGCTTGCTTCTGCAGGCATTACAACCCGCCGCGGCGGCAGCTTGGTGGATACGGATGGCTTCCGCGAGGGGCTATGGACGATGCAGGATGAAAGCTCTATGCTCGTAGCCGAGGTCGTTGCACCAGCAGCCGGCATGCAGGTGCTGGATTGCTGCGCTGCTCCGGGCGGCAAAACGACGCATCTGGCTGAGCTTATGGGCAATAAAGGTAAAGTGTGGGCTAATGATTTGCACCCGCATAAGCGTCAGCTTATTATTGATCAGTCTTCACGGCTCGGTTTGACGAACGTGGAAGCCATAACAAGCGATGCCGCGCAGCTGTCCGAGCGATTTGCCAGCGGTTCGATGGATGCTGTGCTGCTGGATGCGCCTTGCTCAGGCTTTGGCGTCATTCGGCGCAAGCCTGAGATCAAATGGACGAAGACGGCTGCTGATGTAGCCGCTATAGCGGACATTCAGCGCGAGCTGCTTGAAGCGGTGAGCGGTCTCGTTAAGCCGGGCGGTGTGCTCGTCTACAGCACATGCACCATTGAACGATCCGAAAATGAGGAGCAGGTGGAGCATTTTCTACAGGCGCATCCTGAATTTGAGCTTGACGGCAATTGGCCGGAATCGGTTATCCATGCTTTGCAGGAGGCAGGGGCGATTGACGAGGGGTTTAAAGGCTATGCGCAGCTTCTGCCGCAGCACTATGGCAGCGACGGTTTCTTCATTGCTCGCATGCTGAGGCGCGCCTAA
- the rlmN gene encoding 23S rRNA (adenine(2503)-C(2))-methyltransferase RlmN, whose amino-acid sequence MKPFIYDYTLEQLQDWMKENGEPAFRAGQLYDWLYVKRVTSFEEMSNLSKSLRTKLFDQFQFVTLTEITKFESKDGTVKFLFGLHDNHAIETVIMRHNYGNSICVTTQVGCRIGCTFCASTLGGLKRNLTAGEIIAQVVVAQQMLDVTNERVSSIVIMGSGEPFENYDATMMFLRTMIHEKGLNIGQRHITVSTSGIVPSMYKFADENTQINLALSIHAPNDALRSKLMPVNRRFPFEEVMEACRYYLAKTGRRITFEYALIGGVNDRPEHAQELADVLQGLLCHVNLIPVNHVPERNYVRTPREDIFEFQRILEKNKINATIRREQGHDIAAACGQLRAKHMESTTR is encoded by the coding sequence ATGAAACCTTTTATTTACGACTATACGCTCGAACAGCTGCAAGATTGGATGAAGGAGAATGGCGAGCCGGCATTTCGCGCAGGCCAGCTGTACGATTGGCTGTACGTTAAGCGTGTTACCAGCTTTGAAGAGATGAGCAACTTGTCCAAGTCGCTCAGAACGAAGCTGTTTGACCAATTTCAATTTGTGACGCTTACTGAAATAACGAAGTTCGAGTCCAAGGACGGCACCGTCAAGTTTTTGTTTGGACTGCATGACAATCATGCAATCGAAACCGTCATTATGCGCCATAATTATGGCAACAGCATTTGCGTGACCACGCAGGTGGGCTGCCGGATCGGGTGTACCTTCTGTGCATCGACGCTGGGCGGCTTGAAGCGGAATTTGACCGCAGGTGAAATTATTGCTCAAGTCGTAGTAGCACAGCAAATGCTGGACGTTACGAATGAGCGCGTATCAAGCATCGTTATTATGGGCTCTGGAGAGCCGTTCGAGAACTATGACGCGACGATGATGTTTTTGCGCACGATGATTCACGAGAAAGGTCTGAACATCGGCCAGCGCCACATTACGGTTTCGACCAGTGGAATTGTGCCAAGCATGTACAAGTTTGCCGATGAGAATACGCAGATCAATCTGGCGCTTTCCATTCATGCGCCGAATGATGCGCTGCGCTCTAAGCTAATGCCGGTTAACCGCCGCTTCCCATTCGAGGAAGTAATGGAGGCTTGCCGCTATTATTTAGCGAAGACAGGCCGCCGTATTACATTTGAGTATGCGTTGATCGGCGGGGTTAATGACCGTCCCGAGCACGCGCAGGAGCTGGCGGATGTGCTCCAAGGACTGCTGTGCCATGTCAATTTGATTCCGGTCAACCATGTGCCGGAGCGAAATTATGTGCGTACGCCACGGGAGGATATATTTGAGTTCCAGCGTATACTGGAGAAAAACAAAATAAATGCAACGATTCGCAGGGAGCAAGGGCATGACATTGCCGCCGCTTGCGGTCAGCTTCGTGCGAAGCACATGGAGTCTACGACGAGGTGA
- a CDS encoding Stp1/IreP family PP2C-type Ser/Thr phosphatase: protein MITANLSDIGKVRQVNEDHSWVGQLDNGITFAIVADGMGGHQAGDVASRLAVNTFREMLEPIAARADFSIEEGKAFLRKAIVDANDVVYDMASRNEQYYNMGTTIVAAMFQGREAVIGHIGDSRAYVMSKSCIVQLTEDHTLVNELLKSGQISEKEAAVHPRRNVLTRAVGTDASVEVDIQTISYSADDYILLCSDGLTNMVSDDQIMYTVTKGGASLKDKAEHLIHLALRAGGDDNVTVVLLQVNTSADREECATDDRA from the coding sequence TTGATTACGGCAAACCTGAGCGATATCGGAAAAGTTCGTCAAGTCAATGAAGATCATTCATGGGTAGGACAGCTAGATAATGGCATCACGTTTGCTATAGTCGCTGACGGGATGGGCGGCCATCAGGCGGGCGATGTAGCGAGCCGGCTGGCAGTGAATACATTCCGTGAAATGCTGGAGCCCATTGCGGCGAGAGCTGACTTTTCCATTGAGGAAGGCAAGGCATTTTTGCGCAAAGCCATTGTAGATGCGAATGATGTCGTTTATGACATGGCATCGCGCAATGAGCAATATTATAATATGGGAACTACGATAGTTGCTGCCATGTTTCAAGGGCGGGAAGCCGTCATCGGGCATATTGGCGACAGTCGCGCTTATGTCATGTCCAAAAGCTGCATCGTGCAGTTGACGGAGGATCATACGCTTGTCAATGAGCTGCTGAAATCAGGGCAGATCAGCGAGAAGGAGGCGGCTGTCCATCCACGGCGGAATGTGCTTACCCGGGCGGTTGGCACTGATGCGTCTGTTGAGGTTGATATACAGACGATTTCCTACTCGGCCGATGATTACATTCTGCTTTGCAGCGATGGGCTGACGAACATGGTCAGCGATGATCAAATTATGTATACCGTAACGAAGGGTGGAGCGAGCCTGAAAGATAAAGCGGAGCATCTCATCCATTTGGCGCTGCGCGCTGGCGGGGACGATAATGTGACCGTCGTGCTGCTGCAAGTAAATACCAGCGCAGATCGAGAGGAGTGTGCAACTGATGATAGGGCATAA
- the pknB gene encoding Stk1 family PASTA domain-containing Ser/Thr kinase: MIGHNLGGRYEILTRIGGGGMALVYKAHDVLLNRNVAVKVLRQQFVHDEEFIRRFRREAQSAAALSHPNVVSIYDVGQEEDTHYIVMEYIEGSNLNEIIVERAPLQADESVRIAIQICDALGHAHQNHIIHRDIKPHNILIGKNGRVKVTDFGIARAVTSSTITQTGSVLGSVHYFSPEHAKGVSTGEKSDLYSLGIVLYQMLTGNLPFLGESPISVALKHLQETFEEPRALNPHIPQSVENVILRAMRKNPGERYHSAQEMLNDLETCLSPNRRNEEKVSFAHVNDLDETRVMPAIRGSDLRPIRQSESSYEKAEVSSDQASRQGEREVLNKKAKGWKRPTIIVASTLVVLAFIIWGFVTLLDRLDVEEVNVPYVVGLDLEQATAKLEEFGLKVQEPTIREFRDDIPFNQVFEQTKKNMRVKQGSFIQLSVSDGPMLKQLGDYRGKTLQAVKDELSALGINPDTQIDVEEVFSEQEVDTVVTQQPEPGTDFDPNTVKFQFMVSKGMETIKMPNLIGKTVAEAKDIVKANGLTLSDDDILYEPSYVQAKGLVLNQAQYKPNDPVPKGASISIRVSSGPSAEAKEHQFNVVISPAKAGKTSEIRIVYTDARGQNIEWGRNQIQDTQTFPVTVVLAPNTEAMITIYRDSQFVDTKSVTYDQLAQSSSSSTVTVPGEDEQVTAPATEEPAVSESPTPEPTLEPDQSEVDHSDDQGSEQGEAKGKGKDKERVASEEQQP; this comes from the coding sequence ATGATAGGGCATAATTTAGGCGGTCGCTATGAAATTCTGACTCGCATCGGCGGAGGCGGCATGGCGCTTGTCTATAAAGCCCATGACGTCCTGTTGAACCGCAATGTAGCGGTTAAAGTGCTGCGCCAGCAGTTTGTGCATGATGAAGAGTTTATTCGCAGATTTCGCCGTGAGGCGCAATCGGCAGCTGCGTTATCCCATCCCAATGTCGTTAGCATCTATGATGTAGGACAAGAGGAAGATACGCATTATATCGTTATGGAGTATATCGAAGGCAGCAATCTTAATGAGATTATCGTGGAGCGTGCCCCGCTGCAGGCGGATGAATCGGTTCGCATTGCCATTCAAATTTGCGATGCGCTTGGTCATGCCCATCAGAATCATATTATTCATCGCGATATTAAACCACATAATATTTTGATCGGTAAAAACGGCAGGGTCAAGGTAACTGATTTCGGTATTGCCCGTGCGGTTACTTCTTCTACCATTACCCAGACAGGCTCGGTGCTGGGCTCTGTTCATTATTTTTCTCCTGAGCATGCGAAAGGGGTAAGTACAGGCGAGAAATCCGACCTTTATTCGCTAGGCATTGTACTCTATCAGATGCTTACCGGCAATTTGCCTTTTTTGGGAGAAAGCCCGATTAGCGTCGCTTTGAAGCATTTGCAGGAAACGTTTGAGGAGCCGCGCGCCCTAAACCCTCATATACCGCAAAGTGTGGAAAATGTTATTTTACGGGCGATGCGCAAAAATCCGGGGGAACGTTACCATTCGGCTCAGGAAATGCTGAACGATTTGGAAACGTGCCTGTCGCCAAATCGGAGGAATGAGGAGAAGGTTTCATTTGCGCATGTGAATGATCTGGATGAGACACGCGTTATGCCAGCCATTCGCGGCAGTGATCTCCGTCCCATTCGCCAGAGCGAGTCAAGCTATGAGAAGGCGGAGGTTTCTTCGGATCAGGCGAGCCGGCAAGGAGAGAGAGAAGTACTGAATAAGAAAGCAAAAGGCTGGAAGCGACCGACGATAATTGTGGCAAGCACGCTGGTTGTTCTGGCATTCATAATATGGGGTTTCGTAACTTTGCTTGATCGGCTGGATGTAGAGGAAGTGAATGTGCCGTACGTTGTCGGTCTCGACTTGGAGCAGGCGACGGCAAAGCTTGAAGAGTTTGGGCTGAAGGTGCAGGAGCCGACGATACGGGAATTCCGCGATGATATACCGTTTAATCAGGTATTTGAGCAGACGAAGAAAAATATGCGTGTCAAGCAGGGCTCGTTTATACAGCTATCTGTAAGTGATGGACCGATGCTAAAGCAGCTTGGCGATTACCGGGGCAAGACGCTGCAGGCGGTTAAGGATGAGCTTTCTGCGCTTGGCATTAATCCGGATACGCAAATTGATGTTGAAGAAGTATTCAGCGAGCAGGAAGTGGATACGGTCGTTACACAACAGCCGGAGCCGGGAACCGATTTTGATCCGAATACGGTGAAATTCCAGTTTATGGTCAGCAAAGGCATGGAAACGATTAAAATGCCGAATTTGATTGGCAAAACAGTAGCTGAGGCTAAGGATATAGTGAAAGCGAATGGGCTAACGCTTTCCGATGATGATATTTTGTATGAGCCAAGCTATGTACAGGCTAAGGGTCTTGTGCTGAATCAAGCCCAATACAAGCCGAATGACCCTGTTCCGAAAGGCGCCAGCATTTCCATTAGAGTCAGCTCAGGTCCTTCTGCGGAAGCGAAGGAGCATCAGTTCAATGTTGTCATTTCGCCAGCGAAGGCTGGGAAAACGAGCGAAATTCGCATCGTTTACACCGACGCTAGAGGGCAGAATATTGAATGGGGCAGAAACCAAATTCAAGATACCCAGACATTCCCCGTAACCGTCGTCTTGGCACCGAACACCGAGGCCATGATTACGATTTATAGGGATAGTCAGTTTGTTGATACGAAATCCGTCACTTATGATCAACTGGCGCAAAGCAGCAGTTCATCTACTGTCACGGTGCCTGGGGAGGATGAGCAGGTGACAGCGCCTGCTACAGAAGAGCCGGCTGTATCGGAATCGCCGACTCCTGAACCGACATTGGAGCCGGATCAATCGGAGGTTGACCACAGCGATGACCAAGGAAGCGAGCAGGGAGAAGCAAAAGGAAAAGGAAAAGATAAGGAAAGAGTTGCAAGTGAAGAGCAACAGCCGTAA
- the rsgA gene encoding ribosome small subunit-dependent GTPase A translates to MKSNSRNQASLELQGRIVKALSGYYYVLPNESESQDATVQCRGRGVLKNKGITPLVGDEVVYSLTDNGEGTVERVLPRSSELIRPPVANIDVAMLVFSVTEPTLNLTLLDKFLVHIEHAEIEAVLCLSKQDLEHDGEETEAAAEAAASVNRIYSAIGYEIYGTSSRQGKGIEELQQRLQGHLAVFAGQSGVGKSSLLNAIVPGLKLETNAISNRLGRGKHTTRHVELIDIGGGGYVADTPGFSQLDFTELGIEDLGYCFREIRALSPDCKFRGCTHVQEPGCAVLSALEEGKIAPSRYENYLQFLNEMKDKKRRY, encoded by the coding sequence GTGAAGAGCAACAGCCGTAATCAAGCCTCTCTTGAGCTTCAAGGACGCATTGTGAAGGCGCTAAGTGGCTATTATTATGTACTGCCGAATGAGTCTGAATCGCAGGATGCAACGGTACAATGCCGCGGGCGCGGCGTTTTGAAAAATAAAGGAATTACTCCCTTAGTCGGCGACGAGGTTGTATATAGTCTTACAGATAATGGCGAGGGCACGGTGGAGCGGGTTTTGCCGCGCTCCTCCGAGCTCATTCGCCCGCCGGTAGCCAATATTGATGTAGCGATGCTGGTTTTTTCCGTAACGGAGCCAACGCTCAATTTGACGCTGCTGGATAAGTTTCTTGTGCATATCGAGCATGCGGAGATCGAAGCGGTGCTGTGCCTTAGCAAGCAGGATTTGGAGCATGATGGCGAGGAGACAGAAGCCGCTGCTGAGGCCGCAGCTTCTGTCAATCGTATTTACTCTGCTATTGGCTACGAGATTTATGGGACAAGCTCCCGACAGGGGAAAGGCATCGAGGAGCTTCAGCAGCGGCTGCAAGGGCATTTGGCTGTTTTTGCTGGTCAATCGGGCGTAGGTAAATCTTCGCTTCTTAATGCGATTGTGCCTGGATTGAAGCTTGAGACGAATGCGATCAGCAATCGTCTTGGACGGGGCAAGCACACGACGAGACATGTGGAGCTGATTGATATTGGCGGAGGAGGTTATGTCGCCGATACACCTGGCTTTAGCCAGCTCGATTTCACAGAGCTTGGCATTGAAGATTTAGGCTACTGTTTTCGAGAAATCCGGGCATTGTCTCCGGACTGCAAATTCCGTGGCTGCACGCATGTCCAGGAGCCGGGCTGCGCGGTTCTTTCTGCTTTGGAAGAAGGCAAAATAGCGCCAAGCCGTTATGAAAATTACTTGCAGTTTTTAAATGAAATGAAAGATAAAAAACGGAGGTACTAA
- the rpe gene encoding ribulose-phosphate 3-epimerase produces MTIIAPSILSADFSRLGEEISGIEQAGADWIHVDVMDGQFVPNLTFGPPVIAAVRPATKLPFDVHLMIERPELSIASYAAAGADRITVHAEACVHLHRTLYQIKELGLPAGVAINPGTPVSVLESVLADVDLILVMTVNPGFGGQKFIPYSLNKLRQIRSMLAERELQHVHVQVDGGINEETAKLVTEAGANVLVAGNAVFAQADRAAAISVLR; encoded by the coding sequence ATGACTATAATTGCACCCTCTATTTTATCGGCTGACTTCAGCCGGCTCGGAGAAGAAATTTCAGGTATTGAGCAGGCAGGAGCGGACTGGATTCATGTAGATGTTATGGATGGGCAGTTCGTACCGAACTTAACCTTTGGTCCTCCTGTCATCGCGGCTGTAAGGCCAGCAACAAAGCTGCCTTTCGATGTGCATCTGATGATTGAGCGTCCGGAGTTGTCAATCGCGAGTTACGCAGCTGCTGGTGCTGATCGAATTACGGTACATGCAGAAGCCTGCGTGCATTTGCACCGTACGCTTTATCAAATTAAGGAGCTAGGACTTCCAGCGGGCGTAGCCATTAACCCAGGAACTCCGGTGTCTGTGCTGGAATCCGTGCTAGCCGATGTGGACCTCATATTGGTTATGACGGTAAATCCGGGCTTTGGCGGGCAGAAGTTTATCCCTTATTCGCTGAACAAGCTGCGTCAAATCCGCAGCATGCTAGCGGAGCGCGAGCTGCAGCATGTTCATGTGCAGGTGGATGGCGGCATTAATGAAGAGACGGCTAAGCTTGTGACGGAGGCAGGCGCGAATGTGCTCGTAGCTGGCAATGCGGTATTTGCCCAGGCAGATCGCGCGGCGGCTATATCGGTTTTACGCTAG
- the spoVM gene encoding stage V sporulation protein SpoVM → MKFYTIKLPKFLGGFVKAILNTFQKS, encoded by the coding sequence ATGAAATTTTACACGATCAAGCTGCCGAAATTTTTGGGCGGGTTCGTAAAGGCGATTTTGAATACCTTCCAAAAAAGTTAG
- the rpmB gene encoding 50S ribosomal protein L28, which translates to MSRKCFLTGKSPGTGNNVSHANNKNRRSWGVNVQKVRILVDGKPKRVYVSARALKSGKVTRV; encoded by the coding sequence ATGTCCCGCAAATGTTTTCTAACAGGCAAAAGCCCTGGTACAGGCAATAACGTTTCCCACGCTAACAACAAAAACCGTCGTTCTTGGGGAGTAAACGTTCAGAAAGTTCGCATTCTAGTTGACGGTAAACCGAAACGCGTTTATGTCAGCGCGCGCGCTCTGAAATCCGGCAAAGTAACTCGCGTATAA